The genome window TCGAGGTAAGGATCCTCGTGGAAGCTGACGGCATTGATCCGGGCCATGATCGGGAGGAGTTCTTGGAGATGAGCTCAACATTTTCCTTCCGGCCAAATGATGGCGCGCGCCTCTGCAGGCGTCGCGATCTCACGGCCGACTTCCCGTGAAATCCGGACGATCTTCTCGACCAGTTCGGCGTTGGACTTCGCGTAGTCGCCCGGTCTGAGAAATGGGTTGTCTTCCATGCCGACGCGCACATGGCCGCCCAGGATGATCGCCGTGGTGAGGATCTTCCATTGCTCGATCGGATCCATCACGCTGGTGTTATAGATGAAACCGGGAGGCAGATGATGGTGGTTAAAGAGCATCGCCTCCGGGGTCGGGGGCGTGTAGCTCCCACCCCGCCATCCCAGGAAGAAGGTGATCCAGACGGGCGGTTTCATGAGGCCTTTCTGCACCATCCGCTGCGCATTCCAAACACCGCCGTAATGGA of Verrucomicrobiota bacterium contains these proteins:
- a CDS encoding 3-keto-5-aminohexanoate cleavage protein, with the translated sequence LDIPGWARLRQDITSHCDCIIQYGIANGRFPQRRELMKQQRPDMISTCFNPHDECFDYEPGREPVELYGLHNRPELEEYCRTTRELGVKIEAECFHYGGVWNAQRMVQKGLMKPPVWITFFLGWRGGSYTPPTPEAMLFNHHHLPPGFIYNTSVMDPIEQWKILTTAIILGGHVRVGMEDNPFLRPGDYAKSNAELVEKIVRISREVGREIATPAEARAIIWPEGKC